Proteins co-encoded in one Papaver somniferum cultivar HN1 chromosome 5, ASM357369v1, whole genome shotgun sequence genomic window:
- the LOC113277855 gene encoding uncharacterized protein LOC113277855 has product MKATSSTQATKPLIYKFFLLSVFLSLIFIIFLFSGQLLSLHNQHIKSTINIVPPTSSLQNHANLRMRNGFNTYDSYLKHQLNKTLNPKLRNLWVTRDWERKIEVFSKFFNKLKNQNLLANHSKSLCIRARVGQEVAALKRVGVSDSVGIDLVPFPPLVIQGDFHDQPFKNSTFDFEFSNVFDHALYPSKYVGEIERTLKPGGICVLHVAVSKRGDKYSANDLFNVDGLVGLFKVCDVVHVINVDGLGLDTEIVLRKRKS; this is encoded by the coding sequence ATGAAAGCAACTAGTTCTACCCAAGCAACAAAACCTCTCATCTACAAATTCTTCTTACTCTCTGTTTTCCTTTCTCTTATTTTCATAATCTTTCTCTTTTCTGGTCAACTTCTATCTCTTCATAATCAACACATCAAATCCACCATTAATATTGTCCCCCCGACGTCCAGTCTTcaaaaccatgccaacctcaGAATGCGTAATGGTTTCAACACCTATGATTCATATCTAAAGCACCAATTAAACAAAACCCTGAATCCAAAACTGAGAAACTTATGGGTAACAAGGGACTGGGAACGTAAAATCGAAGTATTCTCAAAATTCTTCAACAAACTGAAAAACCAAAATCTCCTTGCCAACCATTCTAAATCGCTATGCATCCGTGCTCGAGTCGGACAAGAAGTTGCCGCGTTAAAACGTGTCGGTGTTTCCGACTCGGTTGGTATTGATTTAGTTCCATTTCCACCATTAGTtatacaaggagattttcatgaCCAACCATTCAAGAATTCTACATTTGATTTCGAGTTTTCAAACGTGTTTGATCATGCATTATATCCGAGTAAATATGTGGGTGAAATCGAACGGACGTTGAAGCCTGGTGGTATTTGTGTTCTACACGTGGCGGTATCTAAACGGGGAGATAAATATTCAGCTAATGATCTATTTAATGTTGACGGATTAgttggtttgtttaaggtttgtgATGTTGTGCATGTTATAAATGTTGATGGGTTGGGTTTAGACACAGAAATTGTTCTAAGGAAAAGAAAATCATAA
- the LOC113282848 gene encoding leucine--tRNA ligase, cytoplasmic-like, with product MKEYGLSDAEIYKFQDPSHWLIYFPPIAREDLKAFGLGCDWRRSFITTDMNPYYDLFVRWQIRKLKEMGKIVKDLRYAIYSPLDGEPCADHDRASGEGVLPQDYTLIKMEVRKPFPAKMGALEGRRVFLAAATLRPETMYGQTNAWVLAEGKYGAYEINETDVFIVTERASLNLAYQNLSRVPENPTCLVELIGQDLIGLPVQSPLSFNKIIYTLPMMNVLTDKGTGIVTSVPSDSPDDFMTMNDLETKKALREKFGVKAEWVFPFEVVPIINIPEFRDKSAEKVCMNLKIKSQNEKEKLAEAKRLTYLKGFTEGSMLVGEFTGMRVQDAKPLIRSKLLENGQAVSYSEPEKKVMSRSGDECVVALTDQWYITYGEEEWRKMAEECLSEMKLYHDETRNGFDHTLSWLNKWGCSRSFCLGTRIPFDEQFLVESLSDSTLYMAYYTIAHMLQNGELYGRDTSLVKPEKMTDEVWNYVFCDGPYPKSSTISQSVLNKMKQEFSYWYPFDLRVSGKDLIQNHLTFTIYNHTALLPQHHWPRGFRCNSHIMLNSEKMSKSTGNFKTLRQSIEEFSADATRFALADAGDGIDDANFVFDTSTSAIMRLTKEISWMEEILESESSLRSGPSTYADKVFLNEINIAVAETEKNFDEYMFRDALKTGFYDLQAARDEYRFSCGFGGMNRDLLWRFMDVQTRLITPICPHYAEYVWRKLLKKDTFVIKAGWPEAGIPDLTLRRANMYLQDTIAAMRKLLEKQISGSKKPNKKASPVTLPSTENKPTKVLIYVNEHYDGWKAECLNILRANFNTESCQFKPDSEIQLALKQSDVGQQANFKQVQKLCMPFLKFKKDEALSVGIQALDLKLPFGEMEVLRENLELIRRHLGLEQVQVLDALNADDIIKAGQHAILLQQTPLSPGSPTSIFLS from the coding sequence ATGAAAGAATATGGACTCTCAGATGCTGAAATTTATAAGTTCCAAGATCCATCTCACTGGCTCATCTATTTCCCTCCTATTGCTAGAGAAGACCTCAAGGCATTTGGCTTGGGTTGTGATTGGCGGAGATCCTTCATCACAACAGATATGAATCCTTATTATGATTTGTTTGTCAGGTGGCAGATCAGGAAATTGAAGGAGATGGGGAAGATTGTGAAGGATTTGAGGTATGCCATTTACTCTCCGTTAGATGGAGAGCCATGTGCAGATCATGATAGGGCATCAGGTGAAGGAGTGCTGCCGCAAGATTATACCCTGATTAAAATGGAGGTGAGAAAACCATTCCCTGCTAAAATGGGAGCTTTGGAAGGAAGAAGAGTGTTTTTAGCCGCTGCCACATTGAGACCTGAGACCATGTATGGGCAAACAAATGCCTGGGTGTTGGCCGAAGGTAAATATGGAGCTTATGAAATCAACGAGACTGATGTATTTATCGTCACTGAGAGGGCTTCCCTTAACCTTGCGTATCAGAACCTTTCTAGGGTTCCAGAGAATCCGACTTGCTTGGTTGAGCTGATTGGTCAAGATTTGATTGGTTTGCCTGTACAGTCCCCTCTATCTTTTAATAAGATCATATACACACTTCCAATGATGAATGTCCTAACTGATAAGGGTACTGGGATCGTCACCAGTGTCCCAAGTGATTCTCCTGATGATTTTATGACTATGAATGATTTGGAAACAAAAAAAGCTCTGAGAGAAAAATTTGGTGTGAAGGCCGAGTGGGTATTTCCTTTTGAGGTTGTACCCATAATTAACATCCCCGAGTTTCGGGACAAATCAGCTGAAAAGGTATGCATGAATTTGAAGATCAAGAGCCAGAATGAGAAAGAGAAGCTTGCCGAAGCAAAGAGGTTGACTTATTTAAAAGGGTTCACCGAAGGATCAATGCTTGTTGGAGAATTTACAGGTATGAGAGTCCAGGATGCAAAGCCATTGATTAGGAGCAAGCTTCTAGAAAATGGGCAGGCGGTTAGTTACAGCGAACCAGAAAAGAAAGTTATGTCCAGATCAGGTGATGAGTGTGTTGTGGCCCTTACAGATCAATGGTACATCACATATGGGGAAGAAGAATGGAGGAAAATGGCTGAGGAATGTTTGTCCGAGATGAAACTCTACCATGACGAGACACGCAATGGGTTTGACCACACCTTGAGTTGGTTGAATAAGTGGGGTTGCTCACGCTCATTTTGCTTGGGGACTCGTATTCCTTTTGACGAGCAGTTCCTCGTGGAGTCCTTGTCCGATTCCACACTTTACATGGCATATTACACCATTGCGCATATGTTACAAAATGGGGAATTGTATGGAAGAGATACATCTTTAGTGAAACCGGAGAAGATGACAGACGAGGTTTGGAATTACGTTTTCTGTGATGGTCCATATCCTAAATCATCTACCATCTCTCAGTCAGTTCTCAACAAGATGAAGCAGGAGTTTTCTTACTGGTACCCATTTGATCTTAGAGTTTCCGGGAAGGATTTGATACAGAACCATCTGACTTTTACTATCTACAACCACACAGCGCTTTTACCCCAACATCACTGGCCTCGTGGTTTTCGATGCAACAGCCATATTATGCTCAACTCTGAGAAGATGTCCAAGTCAACTGGAAATTTCAAGACTCTTCGCCAGTCAATCGAGGAGTTTTCTGCGGATGCTACGAGGTTTGCTCTAGCTGATGCTGGTGATGGTATAGATGATGCAAATTTCGTCTTTGACACCTCGACATCTGCGATTATGCGTCTCACAAAAGAAATATCATGGATGGAGGAAATTTTGGAATCCGAGTCTTCACTCAGATCAGGTCCTTCTACTTATGCAGATAAGGTATTCTTGAATGAGATAAATATTGCTGTCGCTGAGACTGAGAAGAACTTCGATGAATATATGTTCAGGGACGCCCTGAAGACAGGGTTTTACGACCTACAAGCTGCTAGGGATGAGTATAGATTTTCGTGTGGATTCGGTGGGATGAACCGTGACCTATTATGGCGATTTATGGATGTTCAAACACGGTTAATTACTCCAATTTGTCCCCACTATGCTGAATATGTATGGAGAAAGCTCTTGAAGAAGGATACCTTTGTTATAAAAGCAGGTTGGCCCGAGGCTGGCATACCTGATCTTACTCTGAGGAGAGCCAACATGTATTTGCAAGACACAATAGCCGCTATGAGAAAGTTGCTCGAGAAACAGATATCAGGGTCGAAAAAACCTAATAAGAAGGCGTCACCAGTAACCCTTCCAAGTACAGAGAACAAACCCACAAAGGTTCTGATCTATGTCAACGAGCATTATGATGGATGGAAAGCTGAATGCTTAAATATTCTCCGAGCCAATTTTAACACTGAATCATGCCAATTCAAACCTGATTCAGAGATTCAGTTAGCTTTGAAGCAGAGTGATGTTGGACAGCAAGCAAATTTTAAGCAAGTACAAAAGCTTTGCATGCCATTCTTAAAGTTCAAGAAGGATGAGGCACTTTCAGTTGGGATTCAGGCCTTGGATTTGAAGCTACCATTTGGCGAGATGGAGGTTCTGCGGGAGAATTTGGAGCTAATCAGAAGACACTTGGGTCTTGAGCAAGTACAAGTGTTGGATGCATTGAATGCTGATGATATTATTAAAGCTGGACAGCATGCCATCTTGTTACAGCAAACTCCTCTTTCACCGGGGAGTCCAACTTCCATCTTTTTGAGCTAG